In Xenorhabdus nematophila ATCC 19061, one DNA window encodes the following:
- a CDS encoding ABC transporter substrate-binding protein, which yields MSIGLMAGSAMMVSFASWAETVTDVAGRTVEVPEKVNRILLGEGRLFHSVALLEGDKPLARIAGWQGDFRKLDPQTYSIYKAKFPEIDDIPLIGNTSADSVSSEKVLTLNPDVAIFGLSGHGPGKNSELVKQLEKAGVPVVFVDFRNDPLKNTLPSIRMLGKILHREEQAKSYADFYEKNQKLVTDITNRIPDAQKPSVFIELKAGSSEDCCGTAGNGNMGNFIDLAGGKNIAKNVLPSPLGTMNLEKVIAEDPYIYIASGAQDPGEKGVGIQMGAQTSADIARAGLKTITERKGINNLTAVKEGRSYAIWHHYYNSPYNVVVTQVFAKWFYPEQFADLDPQQTLKELHNKFLAVEPAGTYWVSGK from the coding sequence ATGAGTATCGGTCTGATGGCAGGCTCCGCCATGATGGTGAGTTTTGCGTCTTGGGCTGAAACAGTCACTGATGTTGCTGGACGTACCGTTGAAGTGCCTGAGAAAGTCAATCGTATTTTGTTAGGTGAAGGTCGTCTGTTCCATTCCGTAGCATTATTGGAAGGAGATAAACCTCTGGCTCGTATCGCTGGCTGGCAGGGTGACTTCCGTAAGCTGGACCCACAAACTTATTCTATCTATAAAGCCAAATTCCCTGAAATTGATGATATTCCCCTGATTGGCAACACAAGTGCTGATAGTGTCAGTTCTGAAAAAGTGCTTACACTGAATCCTGATGTCGCTATTTTTGGTCTGTCCGGACATGGTCCGGGAAAAAATAGTGAATTGGTAAAACAATTGGAAAAAGCAGGCGTGCCTGTTGTTTTTGTCGATTTTCGCAACGATCCTCTGAAAAATACATTACCTAGCATCCGTATGTTGGGTAAGATCCTGCATCGTGAAGAGCAGGCTAAGAGTTATGCTGATTTTTATGAAAAAAATCAGAAATTAGTGACTGATATTACCAATCGTATCCCAGATGCTCAGAAACCTTCCGTATTTATTGAGCTAAAAGCAGGTTCTAGTGAAGATTGCTGCGGTACAGCAGGTAACGGCAACATGGGTAATTTCATTGACTTGGCGGGTGGTAAAAACATAGCCAAAAATGTACTCCCATCTCCGCTGGGAACAATGAATCTGGAAAAAGTGATCGCGGAAGATCCTTATATTTACATTGCAAGTGGTGCACAAGATCCAGGTGAGAAAGGTGTGGGAATTCAGATGGGTGCCCAAACTTCTGCTGATATTGCCCGTGCAGGTTTGAAAACTATCACTGAGCGTAAAGGTATCAATAACTTAACCGCAGTGAAAGAAGGGCGTAGCTACGCGATTTGGCATCACTATTACAATTCGCCTTACAACGTTGTTGTTACGCAAGTTTTTGCTAAATGGTTCTACCCTGAGCAATTTGCTGATTTAGATCCACAACAAACATTGAAAGAGCTCCACAATAAATTCTTGGCTGTTGAACCAGCAGGTACGTATTGGGTCAGTGGTAAATAA
- a CDS encoding amino acid permease, translating into MSQEQCTPRNQAPQTLRRELKARHMAMIAIGGSIGTGLFVASGATISQAGPGGALLSYALIGLMVYFLMTSLGELAAYMPVSGSFSTYGSKYVDEGFGFALGWNYWYNWAVTIAVDLVAAQLVMGYWFSDVPGWIWSALFLGLIFLLNFISVKGFGEAEYWFSLIKVSTVIVFIIIGILMIIGIMKGAEGAGWHNWEVDDAPFAGGFAAMIGVAMIVGFSFQGTELIGITAGESKDPAKNIPRAVRKVFWRILLFYVFAILIISLIIPYTDPSLLRNGVKDISVSPFTLVFENAGLLSAAAIMNAVILTAVLSAGNSGMYASTRMLFTLAREGKAPKIFGHLSKGGVPRNALYATTVVAGLCFLSSMFGNQTVYLWLLNTSGMTGFIAWLGIAISHYRFRKGYVAKGLDLNELPYRSGFFPIGPIFAFVLCLVITLGQNYQAFLQDKIDWYGVIATYIGIPLFLIIWFGYKMKKKTRFVKYHEMEFPVFKYTDKE; encoded by the coding sequence ATGTCTCAAGAACAATGTACGCCACGGAATCAGGCCCCGCAAACCCTGCGCCGTGAATTAAAAGCACGCCATATGGCAATGATCGCCATTGGCGGATCGATTGGTACGGGGTTGTTTGTTGCTTCTGGCGCAACGATTTCTCAGGCAGGTCCCGGTGGAGCCTTACTTTCCTATGCGTTGATTGGTCTGATGGTCTACTTCCTGATGACCAGTTTAGGGGAATTGGCAGCGTACATGCCGGTTTCAGGGTCATTTTCAACTTATGGTTCTAAATATGTTGATGAAGGTTTCGGTTTCGCCCTGGGATGGAACTACTGGTATAACTGGGCTGTAACAATTGCCGTTGACCTCGTGGCTGCCCAATTAGTCATGGGATACTGGTTTAGTGACGTTCCCGGCTGGATATGGAGTGCATTGTTCCTTGGTCTGATCTTTCTGCTGAACTTCATCTCGGTAAAAGGCTTTGGTGAAGCAGAATATTGGTTCTCCTTAATCAAAGTTTCTACAGTAATTGTTTTCATTATTATCGGCATTCTAATGATCATTGGCATTATGAAAGGGGCTGAGGGTGCTGGCTGGCATAACTGGGAAGTCGATGATGCGCCATTTGCGGGTGGTTTCGCTGCAATGATTGGGGTGGCAATGATTGTCGGTTTCTCTTTTCAGGGAACAGAACTGATTGGTATCACGGCAGGGGAATCTAAAGATCCGGCAAAAAATATCCCTCGTGCTGTACGTAAGGTATTTTGGCGAATCCTATTATTCTATGTATTTGCCATTTTAATTATCAGCCTGATTATTCCGTACACTGATCCTAGTTTGTTGCGTAATGGTGTGAAAGATATCAGTGTTAGCCCATTTACTTTGGTATTTGAAAATGCGGGATTGTTGTCTGCTGCTGCAATAATGAATGCCGTGATATTGACTGCCGTGCTTTCAGCCGGAAATTCAGGAATGTATGCTTCTACCCGTATGCTATTCACGCTGGCGAGAGAAGGGAAGGCTCCGAAAATTTTTGGTCACTTGTCAAAAGGTGGAGTCCCGCGTAACGCACTTTATGCTACAACTGTGGTAGCTGGATTATGTTTCCTCAGTTCCATGTTTGGAAACCAAACAGTGTATCTGTGGTTATTGAATACTTCTGGGATGACGGGTTTTATTGCATGGCTGGGAATTGCAATCAGCCATTATCGTTTTCGTAAGGGTTATGTTGCAAAAGGTTTGGATCTGAATGAGTTACCCTATCGCTCAGGTTTCTTCCCTATTGGGCCTATTTTTGCCTTTGTTTTGTGTCTGGTGATCACTTTAGGGCAGAATTATCAGGCATTTTTACAAGATAAAATCGATTGGTACGGAGTTATTGCGACTTATATTGGTATTCCGTTATTCCTAATCATCTGGTTTGGTTACAAAATGAAAAAGAAAACGCGTTTTGTTAAATACCATGAGATGGAATTTCCGGTATTCAAATACACTGACAAGGAATAA
- the yieE gene encoding DNA-binding transcriptional regulator YeiE produces the protein MRITLRQLEIFAEVLKSGSTTQASQQLALSQSAVSASLTDLEGQLGVQLFDRVGKRLVTNEHGRLLYPKALALLEQAGEIEQLFKLELGALRLAASSTIGNYMLPEMLAKYRQDFPDTPLELNISNTEDVIKAVAEFRVDLGLIEGLCHNPELITQPWMKDELIVFSSPTSTLLQHHLTVEDLINAPWILREKGSGTREVLDHLLFSQLPRFNIAMELGNSEAIKHAVQYGMGISCLSRRVVQEQLNNGTLTELIIPGLYLNRTLYLIFHRQKHMSNALQKLLSYCN, from the coding sequence ATGCGTATCACTCTGAGACAACTGGAAATTTTTGCAGAAGTTCTGAAAAGTGGTTCAACGACACAGGCTTCTCAACAATTAGCGTTATCACAATCTGCCGTGAGTGCTTCTCTGACAGATCTCGAAGGGCAGTTAGGTGTACAGCTATTTGATCGGGTAGGAAAACGACTTGTGACTAACGAGCATGGACGCTTGCTTTATCCCAAAGCATTAGCATTGCTTGAGCAAGCCGGTGAAATAGAGCAACTGTTTAAACTTGAACTGGGGGCTTTGCGATTGGCCGCCAGCAGTACAATTGGCAATTATATGCTGCCTGAAATGCTGGCGAAATATCGGCAGGATTTTCCTGATACACCTTTAGAATTGAATATCAGTAACACTGAAGATGTCATAAAGGCAGTTGCAGAATTTCGGGTCGATTTGGGATTGATTGAAGGCCTATGTCATAACCCCGAACTGATCACACAACCCTGGATGAAAGATGAACTGATAGTCTTTTCCTCTCCCACAAGCACATTATTGCAGCATCACCTTACAGTAGAGGATTTGATTAATGCCCCTTGGATATTAAGAGAAAAAGGTTCAGGGACAAGAGAAGTATTGGATCATCTGTTGTTTTCACAACTGCCCCGATTCAATATTGCGATGGAATTAGGCAATTCGGAGGCTATCAAACATGCTGTGCAATATGGCATGGGAATCAGTTGCCTTTCACGGCGGGTTGTTCAGGAGCAGTTAAACAATGGAACATTAACTGAACTTATTATTCCCGGATTATATCTCAATCGTACTCTGTACCTGATTTTTCATCGTCAGAAACATATGTCTAATGCATTACAAAAATTACTGAGTTATTGTAACTAG
- a CDS encoding YeiH family protein — MSENQPEELTKFSPHTVLKLVPGFILVTILTALAIYISNIPWFIDMGLGVLALAILLGIIIGNTLYPFLRSSCDKGIHFSKHYLLRAGIIFYGFRITFQQITDVGTSGLLIDVIMLSSTFFITLWLGRAFFKLDNQTVILIAAGSSICGAAAVMATEPVVKAPASKVAVAVSTVVVFGTIAIFIYPWFYQLNIDYQWVNFSQETFGIFSGSTVHEVAQVVAIGHTLGSDAENAAVISKMLRVMMLAPFLLLLSGYVRRIDVKNNSNSQEKSPITIPWFAVFFIVTACVNSLHLLPESIINYIIAADTVMLAVAMVALGLTTHISAIRQAGVKPILLALIIFIWLMVGGLIINQGVHYLLR; from the coding sequence ATGTCAGAAAATCAACCGGAAGAATTGACAAAATTCTCCCCACATACCGTCTTAAAATTAGTGCCCGGTTTCATTTTGGTCACCATCCTGACAGCACTGGCTATCTATATCAGCAATATTCCATGGTTTATTGATATGGGATTGGGTGTTCTGGCACTTGCTATTTTATTGGGAATAATTATCGGTAATACCTTGTATCCTTTTTTGAGATCATCTTGCGATAAGGGTATCCATTTTTCCAAACACTACCTGCTGAGAGCAGGTATTATTTTTTATGGATTCCGGATCACATTTCAGCAAATTACAGATGTTGGTACCTCTGGACTTTTGATTGATGTCATTATGCTTTCTTCAACTTTCTTTATTACATTATGGTTAGGACGTGCCTTTTTTAAACTAGATAACCAGACTGTCATCCTGATAGCCGCAGGAAGCAGTATTTGTGGTGCCGCTGCGGTTATGGCAACTGAACCTGTTGTTAAAGCACCTGCCAGCAAAGTTGCCGTCGCTGTTTCCACCGTGGTGGTTTTTGGGACAATCGCCATTTTTATCTACCCTTGGTTTTATCAGCTCAATATCGACTATCAATGGGTCAATTTCTCCCAAGAAACATTCGGCATTTTTTCTGGCTCAACCGTTCACGAAGTCGCTCAAGTTGTTGCCATCGGGCATACTTTAGGCAGTGATGCAGAAAATGCCGCTGTTATCAGTAAGATGCTCCGTGTCATGATGCTGGCGCCATTTCTGTTATTACTTTCAGGCTATGTTCGCCGCATAGATGTAAAAAATAACAGTAACAGTCAGGAAAAATCCCCGATAACCATTCCATGGTTTGCTGTATTTTTTATTGTCACAGCATGTGTAAATTCCCTTCATTTATTACCAGAATCGATTATTAACTATATTATTGCAGCTGATACGGTCATGCTGGCAGTTGCCATGGTTGCTTTAGGTTTAACCACCCATATTAGTGCCATCCGTCAGGCTGGTGTTAAACCGATATTACTGGCACTGATTATATTTATTTGGCTGATGGTGGGGGGATTAATCATCAATCAAGGTGTTCATTATTTATTGAGATAG
- the nfo gene encoding deoxyribonuclease IV, with protein MKFVGAHVSAAGGVDQAVIRAHELNATAFALFTKNQRQWHSPPLSTAVIDKFKANCERYGYGSRQILPHDSYLINLGHPETEALEKSRAAFLDEMQRCEQLGIDLLNFHPGSHLNKIDIDKCLSRIAESINITLDKTQGVIAVIENTAGQGTNLGFRFEQLAAIIDGVEDKTRVGVCIDTCHAFAAGYDLRTEKDCNETFKAFDEVVGFNYLKAMHLNDAKSAFFSRVDRHHSLGEGNIGKIPFTYIMKDDRFNDIPLILETINPDIWVQEIAWLKSQQN; from the coding sequence ATGAAATTTGTGGGAGCCCATGTGAGCGCTGCGGGTGGTGTCGATCAAGCGGTGATCCGTGCACATGAATTAAACGCAACAGCATTTGCCCTATTCACTAAAAATCAACGTCAGTGGCATTCCCCTCCGTTATCGACAGCAGTCATCGATAAATTTAAGGCAAATTGTGAGCGTTACGGCTATGGCAGCCGACAAATTCTTCCTCATGACAGCTACTTGATTAATCTTGGTCATCCCGAAACAGAAGCATTGGAAAAATCTCGGGCGGCTTTTCTTGATGAAATGCAGCGTTGCGAGCAGTTAGGCATTGACTTACTGAATTTTCATCCCGGAAGCCATCTTAATAAAATCGATATTGATAAGTGTCTCTCCCGCATTGCAGAATCTATTAATATTACTTTAGATAAAACGCAGGGAGTTATCGCTGTCATCGAAAATACCGCGGGGCAAGGAACTAACCTGGGTTTCAGATTTGAACAGTTGGCAGCAATTATTGACGGCGTTGAGGACAAAACCCGTGTGGGTGTCTGCATTGATACCTGCCACGCTTTTGCTGCGGGTTACGATTTGCGTACTGAAAAAGATTGTAATGAAACTTTTAAGGCATTTGATGAAGTTGTCGGATTCAATTATCTCAAAGCAATGCACTTAAATGATGCCAAAAGCGCATTTTTCAGTCGTGTTGACCGACACCACAGTCTTGGTGAAGGTAATATTGGCAAAATACCTTTCACATATATTATGAAAGATGATCGTTTCAATGATATTCCTTTGATTCTTGAAACGATCAATCCAGATATTTGGGTTCAAGAAATTGCCTGGCTGAAATCTCAGCAAAATTAA
- the fruK gene encoding 1-phosphofructokinase: MSRRVATITLNPAYDLVGLCPDIIKGTVNRVRTAGLHAAGKGNNVAKVLRDLGIDVTVSGFLGRENQEGFQQFFSENNMVNRFHLASGRTRINVKLTEKYGEVTDFNFSGFCVTKDEWNKFVSDSLLWIDQFDMVVVSGSLPEGITPESFADWMIQLRRCCPCIIFDSSREALVAGLRASPWLVKPNRHELEVWAGKPLPDLNSVIDVAHKLRDSGIAHVVISLGEQGALWVNASGAWLAKPPHCEVISTVGAGDSMVGGLVYGLLMRESSEYTLRLATAVSALTVSQSNVGIRSRTELASMMSRIELTAVS; encoded by the coding sequence ATGAGCCGTCGAGTTGCCACAATCACCTTAAATCCCGCTTATGATTTAGTTGGCTTATGTCCAGATATTATCAAGGGAACCGTTAACCGTGTACGAACAGCAGGACTTCATGCCGCTGGTAAAGGAAATAATGTTGCGAAGGTTTTGCGCGATCTGGGTATTGATGTCACTGTCAGTGGTTTTTTGGGACGAGAAAATCAAGAAGGATTTCAGCAGTTTTTCAGTGAAAATAACATGGTAAATCGCTTCCATTTAGCCTCGGGGCGAACGCGTATTAATGTGAAATTGACAGAAAAATACGGTGAAGTAACGGATTTTAACTTTTCAGGTTTTTGTGTGACGAAAGACGAATGGAATAAATTTGTCAGCGATTCTCTCCTGTGGATAGATCAATTCGATATGGTTGTTGTCAGTGGTAGTTTACCAGAAGGCATTACACCAGAGTCATTTGCGGACTGGATGATACAGCTACGCCGGTGTTGCCCTTGTATTATTTTCGATAGCAGCCGGGAAGCACTTGTTGCTGGCCTCAGGGCATCACCGTGGCTGGTAAAACCTAATCGTCATGAATTGGAGGTCTGGGCAGGTAAACCACTACCAGATTTAAACAGTGTTATTGATGTCGCCCATAAATTGCGCGATAGCGGGATTGCCCATGTAGTGATTTCACTGGGAGAACAAGGCGCATTATGGGTTAATGCTTCTGGTGCATGGTTGGCGAAACCGCCGCATTGTGAGGTTATCAGTACGGTTGGGGCGGGGGATTCTATGGTCGGTGGGTTGGTTTATGGTTTGTTGATGCGTGAATCCAGCGAGTATACATTGCGTCTGGCAACCGCAGTTTCTGCCCTTACGGTTAGCCAGTCGAATGTTGGGATTAGAAGCCGTACCGAACTTGCATCAATGATGTCAAGGATCGAACTGACTGCGGTTAGTTGA
- the mtr gene encoding tryptophan permease → MTIEVTQNFKRPSIFGGAMIITGTAVGAGMFSIPIVTSGVWFTGSIILLVYTCACLYFSGLMILEANMNYPVGASFHTITKDLLGKSWSVLSGLSITFVLYILTYAYVSAGSSIIFHNIEHIIPVKQSIAGLIFAFIVAFIVWLSTKAVDRLSTILIGGMVITFIMSVGGMFTEVKPAILFDQANTNADYLPYALVALPYLLTSFGYHGNIPGLVKYYHKDSKAVTRSLLYGTLITLIIYILWQYVIQGNIPREAFKQIIADGGNIGNLLQQIDNTSNNTTVTQLLNAFSYMALASSFLGVSLGLFDYLADFFKFNDSGKGRFKTALITFVPPTVLALIFPNGFLYAIGFAGLAATIWAVIVPAFVVQASRKRYPTASYRAPGGNFLIVFVILFGLINAVTHVLSLFNLLPTYR, encoded by the coding sequence ATGACCATTGAGGTAACGCAAAATTTTAAACGCCCCTCCATATTTGGAGGAGCGATGATTATTACTGGTACGGCTGTTGGTGCCGGCATGTTTTCCATTCCAATTGTTACTTCAGGCGTATGGTTTACAGGCTCAATCATTTTGCTGGTGTATACCTGCGCATGTCTGTATTTTTCTGGTCTGATGATTTTAGAAGCGAATATGAATTATCCTGTCGGAGCCAGCTTTCATACGATCACAAAGGATTTACTGGGTAAAAGCTGGAGTGTTCTCAGTGGGCTATCCATCACTTTTGTTCTGTATATTTTGACTTATGCTTATGTTTCAGCGGGTAGTTCAATCATTTTTCACAATATTGAGCATATTATCCCAGTAAAACAATCAATAGCTGGTTTAATCTTTGCCTTTATTGTCGCTTTTATTGTCTGGCTGTCCACTAAAGCTGTAGACCGTTTAAGCACCATCTTAATAGGTGGTATGGTAATTACCTTCATCATGTCCGTCGGCGGTATGTTTACTGAAGTCAAACCCGCTATTTTGTTTGATCAGGCCAATACGAATGCAGACTATTTACCTTACGCTTTAGTTGCGTTGCCCTACCTGCTAACTTCATTTGGTTATCACGGGAATATTCCGGGACTTGTGAAGTATTACCATAAAGACAGCAAAGCCGTTACTCGCAGCCTGTTATATGGAACTTTGATAACGTTAATAATCTACATTTTGTGGCAGTATGTCATTCAGGGCAACATCCCCCGTGAAGCATTCAAACAAATCATTGCTGATGGCGGTAATATTGGTAACTTACTACAACAAATAGATAATACATCTAACAATACAACAGTCACTCAGCTCTTAAATGCCTTCTCATATATGGCACTAGCGAGTTCATTCTTAGGGGTTTCTCTTGGATTGTTTGATTATTTAGCAGACTTCTTTAAATTCAACGATAGCGGAAAAGGTCGTTTTAAAACCGCACTGATTACATTCGTTCCACCTACGGTGCTAGCGCTTATCTTCCCCAACGGTTTTCTCTATGCAATTGGCTTTGCAGGATTGGCAGCAACAATTTGGGCTGTTATTGTTCCTGCATTTGTCGTTCAAGCCAGCCGAAAGCGTTATCCTACCGCCAGCTACCGAGCACCAGGAGGAAATTTTCTGATTGTTTTTGTCATCCTATTCGGATTGATAAATGCAGTAACCCATGTTCTCTCCTTGTTTAATTTACTACCGACTTACCGTTAA
- the yeiP gene encoding elongation factor P-like protein YeiP, giving the protein MAKANEIKRGAAINHNGKLLLVKDIDIQSPSARGASTLYKMRFTDIRTGQKVEERFKGDDILETITLTRRSVSFSYIDGDEYIFMDDEDFTPYHFKQDQIAEELLFIPEEGLPGMQILTMDGQLLALELPQTVDMVIEETSPGIKGASASARTKPAKMSTGLTIQVPEYLSSGEKIRIHIAERRYMGRCD; this is encoded by the coding sequence ATGGCTAAAGCCAATGAAATTAAACGTGGTGCAGCGATTAACCACAATGGGAAGTTATTACTCGTTAAAGACATCGATATCCAGTCACCCAGCGCACGTGGTGCCAGCACTTTGTATAAAATGCGTTTTACTGATATTCGTACGGGTCAAAAAGTGGAAGAACGTTTCAAAGGTGATGATATTCTTGAAACCATCACACTCACTCGTCGTAGTGTCAGTTTTTCTTATATTGACGGTGATGAATACATTTTCATGGATGATGAAGATTTCACCCCTTATCACTTCAAACAAGATCAAATTGCAGAAGAATTGCTGTTTATTCCTGAAGAAGGTTTACCAGGAATGCAAATTCTGACAATGGATGGTCAATTACTGGCACTAGAATTACCACAAACTGTTGACATGGTTATTGAAGAAACATCACCGGGTATTAAAGGAGCTTCTGCAAGCGCTCGGACTAAACCGGCCAAAATGAGTACAGGATTAACTATTCAAGTTCCCGAATATTTAAGTTCAGGGGAAAAAATCCGCATTCATATTGCAGAACGTCGCTATATGGGACGCTGTGATTAA